In one window of Sphingomonas glaciei DNA:
- a CDS encoding ATP-binding protein, which translates to MIDTQEDLRQRVITRYGLGESDEAAFNQLSQTVASIFDTPIALVTVLRRDRQIFQGVCGLSDSGTDRESAFCGHTVRQPSVMVVEDALEDPRFANHDVVTGPPFIRFYAGTPITIGGVAIGSLCIIDTKPRTMTAVQRRQLEDLGEVAANLIETRLGTFVAEKRELELKRQTQLLRVMLDSVDQGIAYFDGDLKLALWNDLFFELHGFGDDMKRRGADAEEMLEKSLRWGLFGPKATEAMLPAMLDNIRTTARSETEITTREGRTLHSVRLRLDDGQGFIVSVRDLTAERIANRAKDEFISTISHELRTPLTAIRGAIALLGASLGTGINDRARQMLDMAQKNAARLSTLIDDILDIERLTRGQTGYMLVPLHMNEVIHDAVQQNGPFAEGLDVRFEAFPGDPLPLTGDPGRLLQVLTNLLSNAARHSPPGSVVEVEGLRRDRLARIEVRDRGSGVPEHFVDRLFERFSQAVDAKRRGNGGTGLGLAISRAIVEQHGGRIGYEPRDGGGSCFWIELPAA; encoded by the coding sequence ATGATCGACACGCAGGAAGATCTGCGCCAGCGCGTCATCACGCGCTACGGACTGGGCGAGAGCGACGAAGCCGCCTTCAATCAGCTGAGCCAGACCGTTGCCAGCATCTTCGACACGCCTATTGCACTGGTCACGGTGCTCCGCCGCGACCGACAGATCTTCCAGGGGGTTTGCGGACTCTCCGACAGCGGCACCGACCGCGAGAGCGCCTTCTGCGGCCACACGGTTCGCCAGCCTTCGGTGATGGTCGTCGAGGATGCGCTCGAGGATCCCCGCTTCGCCAACCATGACGTGGTGACCGGGCCACCGTTCATACGCTTCTATGCCGGGACGCCGATCACCATCGGCGGTGTCGCCATCGGCTCGCTCTGCATCATCGACACAAAGCCGCGCACCATGACGGCCGTACAACGCCGGCAGCTGGAGGATCTGGGGGAGGTTGCGGCAAACCTCATCGAAACCCGCCTCGGCACCTTTGTCGCGGAGAAGCGCGAGCTCGAGCTCAAGCGCCAGACCCAATTGCTGCGGGTCATGCTCGACAGCGTCGACCAGGGCATCGCCTATTTCGACGGCGACCTGAAGCTCGCCTTGTGGAATGACCTGTTCTTCGAACTTCACGGCTTCGGCGACGACATGAAGCGGCGCGGCGCCGATGCGGAGGAAATGCTTGAGAAGAGTCTTCGCTGGGGGCTGTTCGGACCCAAGGCGACCGAGGCGATGCTGCCGGCGATGCTCGACAACATCCGCACCACCGCCCGCTCGGAGACCGAGATCACGACACGCGAAGGGCGCACGCTTCATTCCGTACGGTTGCGTCTCGACGATGGGCAGGGTTTCATCGTGTCGGTGCGCGATCTTACCGCCGAGCGGATCGCCAATCGCGCGAAGGACGAATTCATCTCGACCATCAGCCATGAACTGCGCACCCCGCTGACCGCGATCCGCGGGGCCATCGCGCTGCTCGGCGCAAGCCTCGGCACCGGCATCAACGACCGGGCCAGGCAGATGCTCGACATGGCGCAGAAGAATGCCGCCCGGCTCAGCACCCTGATCGACGACATCCTCGACATCGAGCGGCTGACCCGCGGTCAGACCGGCTACATGCTGGTGCCGCTGCACATGAACGAGGTGATCCACGATGCCGTCCAGCAGAACGGCCCGTTCGCCGAGGGGCTGGACGTTCGCTTCGAAGCATTTCCCGGCGATCCCCTCCCGTTGACCGGCGATCCCGGGCGATTGCTGCAGGTCCTGACCAACCTCCTTTCCAACGCCGCCCGGCACAGCCCGCCGGGATCGGTGGTCGAGGTCGAAGGCCTGCGCCGGGACCGACTGGCGCGGATCGAGGTGCGTGACCGTGGCTCGGGTGTACCCGAGCATTTCGTCGATCGCCTGTTCGAGCGCTTTTCCCAGGCGGTCGATGCGAAGCGGCGTGGCAATGGTGGGACAGGCCTCGGCCTCGCCATCAGCCGCGCGATCGTCGAGCAGCATGGTGGGCGGATCGGCTACGAGCCTCGCGACGGCGGCGGCTCCTGCTTCTGGATCGAGTTGCCGGCAGCATGA
- a CDS encoding Hpt domain-containing protein, with product MHISPALQFRLALARGACIDRMQDTADWLLAADPSDLHALRQCSHRLVGTLGSYGFDHAARLARDLDRSCEGGLEQVKEAIAALVAGLRGLPR from the coding sequence ATGCACATCAGTCCGGCTCTGCAGTTCCGCCTCGCCCTGGCCAGGGGTGCGTGCATCGACCGGATGCAAGACACCGCCGACTGGCTGCTCGCGGCCGACCCTTCCGACCTTCATGCCCTGCGTCAGTGCAGCCACCGGCTCGTCGGCACGCTTGGCAGCTATGGATTCGACCACGCCGCCCGACTAGCGCGCGATCTGGATCGAAGCTGCGAGGGGGGATTGGAGCAAGTGAAGGAGGCGATTGCCGCGCTGGTCGCGGGGCTTCGGGGCTTGCCGCGATGA
- a CDS encoding response regulator transcription factor codes for MRIALLEDDPSLADLVSATLETAGHTCHHYPDCRSAKVAFRQESFDLLLMDWHLPDGEGVDVLRWARQNLVPCPPVIMVTSRTEDEAVVAALDAGADDYVVKPIVPMVLLSRVAALLRRTYKPVATVGGVETHFGVAFDHGDCSVSIGGDTVALTHKEFGLALLLFQHVHRPLSRTYLLEAVWGRNPDLPTRTLDVHISRLRSRLGLTAAGFKLSSIQSFGYRLEMTSLQ; via the coding sequence GTGCGTATCGCTTTGCTCGAAGATGACCCATCGCTTGCCGACCTGGTGTCGGCGACGCTGGAGACTGCCGGTCACACTTGCCATCATTACCCCGACTGCCGTTCGGCCAAGGTGGCGTTCCGGCAGGAGAGCTTCGATCTCCTGCTGATGGACTGGCACCTGCCCGATGGGGAGGGCGTCGACGTGCTGCGCTGGGCGCGGCAGAACCTCGTTCCCTGTCCGCCGGTGATCATGGTCACCAGCCGGACGGAGGATGAAGCCGTGGTCGCGGCGCTCGACGCCGGGGCCGACGATTATGTGGTGAAGCCGATTGTCCCTATGGTCCTGCTCTCAAGGGTCGCCGCGCTGTTGCGGCGAACCTACAAGCCGGTCGCGACCGTCGGCGGGGTCGAAACCCATTTCGGGGTGGCCTTCGACCATGGCGATTGCAGCGTGTCGATCGGGGGCGACACCGTGGCGCTGACCCACAAGGAGTTCGGGCTCGCCCTGCTGCTGTTCCAGCACGTGCACCGCCCGCTCAGCCGGACCTATCTTCTGGAAGCGGTGTGGGGCCGTAACCCCGACCTCCCGACCCGGACGCTCGACGTCCACATCTCGCGCCTCCGCTCGCGCCTTGGCCTCACCGCCGCCGGGTTCAAGCTGAGTTCGATCCAGAGTTTCGGCTATCGACTGGAGATGACCAGCCTGCAGTAG
- a CDS encoding PEPxxWA-CTERM sorting domain-containing protein — MKQQNWTVAGLALGMALGIAAPISAQVVQTGYNDLTGTQQVTFGGVAGGPVPGTNYNGILVIDGVAFGERFAGQTVTANGVYDQLGGSPTGPLTLLAGAAGQNLSVFNSPAGPVLAGLGPLGFPTNDAIGEGAISILFPTLQSEFGLRLTGGNGGSAFVSFFGADGNVLGSTTLSDLPLLSSFGFARAGGVADIRGVSFWNADVTGLGLAGIRFNVATGVPEPGTWLMMLLGFGAIGSALRRRSRGVILPQAA, encoded by the coding sequence ATGAAGCAGCAGAATTGGACGGTGGCCGGGCTTGCCCTCGGCATGGCGCTAGGGATTGCGGCACCGATATCGGCGCAGGTGGTGCAGACCGGGTACAACGATCTGACCGGCACCCAGCAGGTGACGTTCGGCGGCGTGGCCGGAGGGCCGGTGCCAGGCACCAACTACAACGGTATCCTGGTGATCGACGGGGTCGCATTCGGCGAGCGCTTTGCCGGTCAGACGGTGACCGCCAATGGGGTGTATGACCAGCTGGGGGGTAGCCCGACCGGTCCGTTGACGCTGCTCGCCGGCGCGGCGGGGCAGAACCTGTCGGTCTTCAACAGCCCTGCCGGACCGGTGCTGGCCGGGCTCGGCCCGCTGGGCTTTCCAACGAATGATGCGATCGGCGAGGGCGCCATCTCGATCCTCTTCCCCACCTTGCAGTCCGAATTTGGCCTGCGGCTGACGGGAGGGAACGGAGGAAGCGCTTTCGTCAGCTTCTTCGGCGCGGATGGAAACGTCCTTGGGTCGACCACTTTGTCCGACCTGCCCTTGCTGTCTTCGTTCGGTTTCGCGCGGGCGGGCGGGGTGGCGGACATTCGCGGCGTGTCGTTCTGGAATGCCGACGTGACCGGCCTGGGGCTGGCGGGGATCCGCTTCAACGTGGCGACCGGCGTGCCCGAGCCGGGCACCTGGCTGATGATGCTGCTGGGGTTTGGCGCGATCGGCTCGGCCCTGCGCCGCCGTTCGCGGGGCGTGATCCTTCCGCAGGCGGCGTGA
- a CDS encoding TonB-dependent receptor gives MIIELATAMSFAHAALQAAPPLAPGAEPPDGAGEIVVTGERLPRRLRDTPSSVAVIDSETIEAGGDDRIDQLLAAIPNVQQGSGEDGPAIRGQDSTGVSRGLFAFLGGTRPRVTLQVDGRAVSYYEYVSSSTPAWDIDRIEVFRSPQTTTQGRNSIAGAIFVESRDPEFSWNGRARLIAGEIGTRQASAVITGPLIRDQLAVRISGDVRRGRMASKMFDGIAGADIDRDDYSQARVKLLYRPSAMPGLRVETTAVHTRSQAPQFEAVAAPFKRREYSLPERTNGILRVTANSLTSRIILPLGPELAAEVTLSGGDANVRRFGLPGLGNTRVDNKDASIETILRWTPGGAVGLIAGASGGLNRQEQWIDVVGLGIGSGGFDDRQSSVGLFGEASWKIVPRMTLTGGLRYQGDQQRRRGMVGSPPAGIALDYRESFDAWLPKLSLTYAVSEAVNAGVLLQRAHNPGGISVSLLRRVGDPFDAERLTNLEGFVRAIFAGGRGTLSANLFANWIENSQRQLLVPVTLPNGGTLLTTEYANAPEATSRGFEAQVGWRLNRQLSARLGVGFLRTRLERTLLPNDPTLGKQFQRSPRWGASGGIDWRPAAAWRLSAQARYHGRYFSDDANSPARQVGAAAIVDLRAAWEGRRASLFGYARNAFDSFALTYLFSSTFATAEDPREAGVGVELRF, from the coding sequence GTGATCATCGAACTGGCCACTGCCATGTCGTTCGCGCACGCCGCGCTGCAAGCGGCACCCCCTTTAGCGCCAGGCGCCGAGCCGCCGGATGGTGCTGGGGAGATCGTCGTCACCGGCGAGCGGCTTCCGCGGCGCCTGCGTGACACGCCGTCGAGCGTGGCGGTCATCGACAGCGAGACGATCGAGGCGGGCGGGGACGACCGCATCGACCAGTTGCTCGCCGCGATCCCCAACGTGCAGCAGGGCTCGGGCGAAGACGGACCCGCGATCCGCGGCCAGGATTCGACGGGCGTAAGCCGGGGCCTGTTCGCCTTTCTGGGCGGCACCCGGCCGCGCGTCACGCTGCAGGTCGATGGCCGCGCGGTCAGCTATTACGAATATGTCTCCAGCTCGACCCCGGCGTGGGACATCGACCGGATCGAGGTGTTCCGCAGCCCGCAGACGACCACCCAGGGGCGCAATTCCATCGCCGGCGCGATCTTCGTCGAAAGCCGCGATCCCGAATTCAGCTGGAACGGCCGGGCCCGGCTGATCGCAGGGGAGATCGGCACCCGGCAGGCGTCGGCGGTCATCACCGGTCCCTTGATTCGGGACCAGCTTGCGGTGCGGATCAGCGGCGACGTCAGGCGCGGCCGGATGGCGAGCAAGATGTTCGACGGGATCGCCGGCGCCGACATCGACCGGGACGATTACAGCCAGGCCCGGGTCAAGCTGCTCTACCGGCCGTCGGCGATGCCCGGGCTGCGGGTCGAGACCACCGCCGTCCATACCCGCTCGCAAGCACCGCAGTTCGAAGCCGTGGCGGCCCCCTTCAAGCGGCGCGAATATTCCCTTCCCGAGCGGACCAACGGAATCCTGCGCGTGACCGCCAACAGCCTGACGTCGCGCATCATCCTGCCGCTCGGTCCTGAGCTGGCCGCCGAGGTCACCCTGTCGGGCGGGGACGCCAATGTCCGGCGCTTCGGGCTGCCGGGCCTCGGCAATACGCGGGTGGACAACAAGGATGCCTCGATCGAGACGATCCTGCGCTGGACCCCCGGAGGGGCGGTAGGGCTGATTGCGGGCGCGTCCGGCGGCCTCAACCGCCAGGAGCAATGGATCGATGTCGTCGGGCTCGGGATCGGCTCCGGCGGCTTCGACGATCGCCAGAGCAGCGTCGGCCTGTTCGGGGAAGCCAGTTGGAAGATCGTGCCGCGGATGACCCTGACCGGGGGGCTGCGCTATCAGGGGGATCAGCAACGGCGCAGGGGGATGGTGGGAAGTCCGCCGGCCGGGATCGCCCTCGACTATCGGGAATCCTTCGATGCCTGGCTGCCCAAGCTGTCGCTCACCTATGCCGTGAGCGAGGCGGTGAACGCCGGCGTTCTGCTTCAGCGCGCGCACAACCCCGGCGGCATTTCTGTCAGCCTGCTGCGCCGCGTCGGTGACCCGTTCGATGCCGAGCGGCTGACCAATCTCGAAGGCTTCGTCCGCGCAATCTTCGCGGGCGGGCGCGGCACTCTGTCCGCCAACCTGTTCGCCAACTGGATCGAGAATTCGCAGCGCCAGCTGTTAGTGCCGGTGACGCTGCCGAACGGCGGGACGTTGCTCACGACAGAATATGCCAATGCGCCGGAAGCGACCAGTCGCGGGTTCGAGGCGCAGGTCGGCTGGCGGCTCAACCGCCAATTGTCCGCCCGGCTCGGTGTCGGGTTCCTCAGGACTAGGCTGGAGCGCACATTACTTCCGAACGATCCCACGCTCGGCAAGCAGTTCCAGCGCTCGCCGCGATGGGGCGCGAGCGGCGGGATCGACTGGCGTCCGGCGGCGGCGTGGCGACTGTCGGCCCAGGCGCGCTATCATGGCCGCTATTTCAGCGACGATGCGAACAGCCCGGCGCGCCAGGTCGGCGCGGCGGCGATCGTCGACCTGCGGGCGGCCTGGGAAGGCCGGCGGGCAAGCCTGTTCGGCTATGCCCGCAACGCCTTCGACAGCTTCGCGCTCACCTATCTTTTCTCCTCCACCTTCGCGACTGCGGAGGATCCGCGCGAGGCGGGCGTCGGGGTGGAACTGCGCTTCTAG